From Corynebacterium frankenforstense DSM 45800, the proteins below share one genomic window:
- a CDS encoding DASS family sodium-coupled anion symporter has translation MTAPQSPPIDDAPSVTVRGEVRPGRLAAAVGVGLVLWFVPTPDGLADNAWGLFALFVATILMIILNAAPMGTVSVVAMAACAATGVLAPGDPGASITAALSGFSNSTIWLIVSAFFIARAVIASGLGARLGYLFVRIFGRSTLGLAYGLGLADLVTSPAIPSNTARAGGIVYPVMESILKTDGVDPADPATHRRMASFLAISTYNLDLAASVIFFTGAAPNALGTKLADQMGVDTPSWGGWFLLACVPGIIGFIAVPLVLYLLYRPEARKTPHAPQEAARRLAALGPMATREKITLGVFVTVIALWVAGGSWLNPTTVAFIGLALLLLCGVLTWSDVKGERSAWDTLVWFAALVMMGSQLNETGFIDWLGGLVEGPLGGLDPTVAFVALTVVYAASHYLFASGTAHTAAMFSVFLGTGVALGLPALPLIVILAALPTLMGCLTHYGNGPAPLYFGTGYVPVGRWWSLGAVIGLVHLAVWLGVGPLWWQLIGAW, from the coding sequence ATGACCGCGCCGCAGTCCCCTCCGATTGACGACGCCCCGTCGGTCACCGTGCGCGGGGAAGTGCGCCCGGGGCGGCTCGCCGCCGCCGTCGGCGTCGGCCTGGTGCTGTGGTTCGTGCCCACGCCGGACGGCCTGGCCGACAACGCGTGGGGGCTGTTCGCCCTGTTCGTCGCCACGATCCTGATGATCATCCTCAACGCCGCGCCGATGGGCACGGTCTCGGTGGTCGCGATGGCGGCCTGCGCGGCGACCGGGGTGCTCGCCCCGGGCGACCCGGGTGCGTCGATCACGGCGGCGCTGTCCGGCTTCTCGAATTCGACGATCTGGCTGATCGTCTCCGCCTTCTTCATCGCCCGTGCGGTCATCGCCTCCGGGCTGGGGGCCCGCCTGGGCTACCTGTTCGTGCGGATCTTCGGCCGGTCGACGCTGGGGCTGGCCTACGGGCTGGGGCTTGCGGACCTGGTGACCTCGCCGGCTATCCCGTCGAACACAGCCCGTGCCGGAGGGATCGTCTACCCGGTCATGGAGTCGATCCTCAAGACCGACGGAGTGGACCCCGCCGATCCTGCGACGCACCGCCGCATGGCGTCCTTCCTGGCGATCTCCACATACAACCTGGACCTGGCGGCCTCGGTGATCTTCTTCACCGGCGCGGCGCCGAACGCCCTGGGCACCAAGCTCGCCGACCAGATGGGTGTGGACACCCCGAGTTGGGGCGGCTGGTTCCTGCTCGCGTGCGTGCCGGGGATCATCGGTTTCATCGCCGTGCCCCTGGTGCTCTACCTGCTCTACCGCCCCGAGGCACGCAAGACGCCGCACGCGCCGCAGGAGGCCGCGCGCCGGCTCGCCGCTCTCGGCCCGATGGCGACGCGGGAGAAGATCACGCTGGGTGTCTTCGTCACCGTCATCGCACTGTGGGTCGCCGGCGGCAGCTGGTTGAACCCGACGACCGTCGCCTTCATCGGGCTGGCGCTCCTGCTGCTGTGCGGGGTGCTCACCTGGTCCGATGTCAAGGGAGAACGATCGGCGTGGGACACCCTCGTCTGGTTCGCCGCGCTGGTGATGATGGGCAGCCAGCTCAACGAGACGGGATTCATCGACTGGCTCGGCGGACTCGTCGAGGGGCCGCTGGGCGGTCTGGACCCGACCGTCGCCTTCGTCGCGCTGACCGTCGTCTACGCGGCGAGCCACTACCTGTTCGCTTCGGGCACGGCGCACACGGCGGCGATGTTCTCGGTGTTCCTCGGCACCGGGGTGGCCCTGGGGCTGCCGGCGCTGCCGCTGATCGTGATCCTCGCGGCGCTGCCGACGCTGATGGGGTGCCTGACCCATTACGGCAACGGCCCCGCCCCGCTCTACTTCGGCACCGGTTACGTCCCGGTGGGGCGCTGGTGGTCGCTGGGAGCGGTCATCGGGCTGGTGCACCTGGCCGTCTGGCTGGGTGTGGGCCCGCTGTGGTGGCAGCTGATCGGCGCGTGGTGA
- a CDS encoding citrate:proton symporter has translation MDSPFALTLVGLLIIGTTVGILIRGRTSPIVPMTLVPLVGALVTGHGPGDIGDFFAEGLDSVMNVVVMFIFAIIFFGILQDVGLFTPVIKALIRATRGNVVAVTTGTAAIGIVAHLDGSGSTTFLLTIPALLPLYRALGISRYILITIVALAASVMNMVPWAGPLGRAGAVIAQEPSDIWLRLLPIQGVAVVLVLVVAAGLGLQQRRRIAARGAATGDVDVEAIAADFQAQQDEERREEGYSYRTGTGWTVANVAVVLVALVILLAGVLPPAPTFLIATTLALLINFPDSHSQSKALRRHAPNALSMAGIIIAAAMFLGVLNETGMLEQIALSLVSVLPAAVGPYLHVIVGLLGVPLDLLTSTDAYYFSVLPIVQETAASFGVSGMSTALALIIGNVIGTFVSPFSPALWLALGLAGGANMGRYIKLAFPIAWAFSAALVLVAFAFGMLG, from the coding sequence TTGGACTCCCCGTTCGCACTGACACTCGTCGGTCTGCTGATCATCGGCACCACCGTCGGCATCCTCATCCGGGGCCGCACCAGCCCCATCGTCCCGATGACCCTCGTGCCCCTGGTCGGCGCGCTCGTCACCGGCCACGGCCCCGGCGACATCGGCGACTTCTTCGCCGAAGGCCTCGACTCGGTGATGAACGTCGTCGTGATGTTCATCTTCGCGATCATCTTCTTCGGCATCCTCCAGGACGTCGGCCTGTTCACCCCGGTGATCAAGGCGCTCATCCGCGCCACCCGCGGCAACGTCGTCGCCGTGACCACCGGCACCGCCGCCATCGGCATCGTCGCCCACCTCGACGGCTCCGGCTCCACGACCTTCCTGCTGACCATCCCCGCGCTGCTGCCGCTCTACCGGGCACTGGGCATCTCCCGCTACATCCTGATCACCATCGTCGCCCTCGCCGCCTCCGTGATGAACATGGTGCCGTGGGCCGGCCCGCTCGGCCGCGCCGGCGCCGTGATCGCCCAGGAACCCAGTGACATCTGGCTGCGGCTGCTGCCCATCCAGGGCGTGGCGGTCGTGCTCGTCCTTGTCGTCGCCGCCGGCCTCGGCCTGCAGCAGCGCCGCCGCATCGCCGCCCGCGGCGCGGCCACCGGCGACGTCGACGTCGAGGCCATCGCCGCCGACTTCCAGGCCCAGCAGGACGAGGAACGCCGCGAGGAGGGCTACAGCTACCGCACCGGCACCGGCTGGACCGTGGCCAACGTCGCCGTCGTGCTCGTCGCCCTGGTCATCCTGCTCGCCGGCGTCCTGCCGCCCGCCCCGACCTTCCTCATCGCCACCACCCTGGCGCTGCTGATCAACTTCCCCGACTCCCACTCCCAGTCCAAGGCCCTGCGCCGCCACGCGCCCAACGCCCTGTCGATGGCCGGCATCATCATCGCCGCCGCCATGTTCCTCGGCGTGCTCAACGAGACCGGCATGCTCGAGCAGATCGCCCTGAGCCTCGTCTCCGTGCTGCCGGCCGCCGTCGGGCCGTACCTGCACGTCATCGTCGGCCTGCTCGGCGTGCCGCTGGACCTTCTGACCTCCACCGACGCCTACTACTTCTCCGTGCTGCCCATCGTCCAGGAGACCGCCGCCAGCTTCGGCGTCTCCGGCATGAGCACGGCGCTGGCGCTGATCATCGGCAACGTCATCGGCACCTTCGTCTCGCCGTTCTCCCCGGCGCTGTGGCTCGCGCTCGGCCTGGCCGGCGGCGCGAACATGGGCCGCTACATCAAGCTCGCCTTCCCGATCGCCTGGGCGTTCTCCGCCGCGCTGGTGCTCGTCGCGTTCGCCTTCGGCATGCTGGGCTGA
- a CDS encoding PH domain-containing protein: MSGRHAHADAGSGSGSGWHRVHRATPLLRAWTALLALAAAVAVNVQASAYVALWGLLHGGPWWILPAALGAVVVLCALIWLVSGIWWRATGYRITDEEVELRRGVLNRQLRTARFDRVQAVDVAEPLIPRLFGLASVKVETAGGTDSHIDILYLPRAVAEALRRDLLARVHGGSIADAPSHPSGDPLPGARGADAAGADGAGTNAAPGAWGAGSSGAGGTSAGAADAPAGWAGQGSGAPVASAGPVDEDRLRGLVEEIPARRALGAAALSANTVVGVVAAVLLIATPIANATVIGVLLAVVPSVWRVLNTSWLFTAKIDDADRVLHLNYGLTERRRQAVPLDRVHAVKVSQTPLWRLVGWWQVQVSVAGYGGPLNSKTESTTTVLPVGSRETALAVFAEITGMDPGEIERVATPEGRGAAQFTSPAIARWVSPVDRRQQGVTLAEDRVITHHGRVGRTVETIETSHIQELSLTQGPIQRLLGLATVRLDLVPGPVYMKGRDLAHEDAEALVEKLRDRRLPALTGAGQPGRRI; the protein is encoded by the coding sequence GTGAGCGGGCGTCACGCACACGCCGACGCCGGCTCCGGCTCCGGCTCCGGCTGGCACCGCGTCCACCGCGCCACGCCGCTGCTGCGCGCCTGGACCGCGCTGCTCGCCCTGGCCGCCGCGGTGGCCGTCAACGTCCAGGCCTCCGCCTACGTCGCGCTGTGGGGTCTGCTCCACGGCGGCCCCTGGTGGATCCTGCCCGCGGCGCTCGGCGCGGTCGTGGTGCTGTGCGCGCTGATCTGGCTGGTCTCGGGCATCTGGTGGCGCGCGACCGGTTACCGCATCACCGACGAGGAGGTCGAGTTGCGCCGCGGCGTGCTCAACCGGCAGCTGCGCACCGCGCGTTTCGACCGCGTCCAGGCCGTCGACGTCGCCGAGCCGCTCATCCCGCGCCTCTTCGGCCTCGCCTCGGTCAAGGTCGAGACCGCCGGCGGCACCGACTCGCACATCGACATCCTCTACCTGCCGCGCGCGGTCGCCGAGGCGCTGCGCCGCGACCTCCTGGCGCGTGTGCACGGCGGCTCAATTGCCGACGCCCCGTCCCACCCCTCCGGTGATCCCCTCCCCGGTGCGCGTGGGGCCGACGCCGCAGGCGCTGACGGCGCGGGTACGAATGCCGCTCCCGGGGCATGGGGAGCCGGCAGCTCTGGTGCCGGCGGCACGAGCGCAGGGGCCGCAGACGCCCCCGCCGGTTGGGCGGGGCAGGGGAGCGGCGCGCCCGTCGCGTCCGCCGGCCCGGTCGACGAGGACCGCCTGCGCGGGCTCGTCGAGGAGATCCCCGCCCGCCGCGCGCTCGGCGCCGCCGCGCTGTCGGCGAACACGGTCGTCGGCGTGGTCGCCGCCGTCCTGCTGATCGCCACCCCGATCGCGAACGCCACGGTCATCGGTGTGCTGCTCGCCGTGGTCCCGTCGGTGTGGCGCGTGCTCAACACCTCCTGGCTGTTCACCGCCAAGATCGACGACGCCGACCGCGTCCTCCACCTCAACTACGGCCTGACCGAGCGCCGCCGCCAGGCGGTGCCGCTCGACCGGGTGCACGCGGTGAAGGTCTCCCAGACCCCGCTGTGGCGCCTGGTCGGCTGGTGGCAGGTCCAGGTCAGCGTCGCCGGCTACGGCGGCCCGCTGAACTCCAAGACGGAGTCCACCACGACCGTGCTGCCCGTCGGCTCCCGGGAGACCGCGCTCGCCGTCTTCGCCGAGATCACCGGCATGGACCCCGGGGAGATCGAGCGGGTCGCCACCCCCGAGGGGCGCGGCGCGGCGCAGTTCACCAGCCCGGCGATCGCCCGGTGGGTCTCGCCCGTCGACCGCCGACAGCAGGGCGTCACGCTCGCCGAGGACCGGGTGATCACCCACCACGGCCGCGTCGGCCGCACCGTCGAGACGATCGAGACGTCCCATATCCAGGAGCTCTCGCTGACCCAGGGGCCGATCCAGCGCCTGCTGGGCCTGGCCACCGTGCGCCTCGACCTCGTGCCCGGGCCCGTGTACATGAAGGGCCGCGATCTCGCGCACGAGGACGCGGAGGCGCTCGTCGAGAAGCTGCGTGACCGCCGACTGCCCGCGCTCACCGGCGCCGGCCAGCCGGGTCGGCGGATCTGA
- a CDS encoding PH domain-containing protein, with the protein MNPVSPKLTRARYLGRMPWLVVPLIVFVVLGVTLSPWWYIGAGVFAALTVWQAWIIPAQVRLLGWLETDDELLITKGRMWHTFTVVPYGRIQYVDVTNGPVERWLGMKTVTLNTASATSDATVEGLPAAEADALRERLAVKARERMSGL; encoded by the coding sequence ATGAACCCCGTCTCCCCGAAGCTGACCCGGGCGCGCTACCTCGGCCGCATGCCGTGGCTGGTCGTGCCGCTCATCGTCTTCGTCGTGCTCGGCGTGACGCTCTCGCCGTGGTGGTACATCGGCGCGGGCGTCTTCGCCGCGCTGACCGTCTGGCAGGCCTGGATCATCCCCGCGCAGGTGCGCCTGCTCGGCTGGCTCGAGACCGACGACGAGCTGCTGATCACCAAGGGCCGCATGTGGCACACGTTCACCGTCGTGCCCTACGGCCGCATCCAGTACGTCGACGTGACCAACGGGCCGGTCGAGCGGTGGCTGGGCATGAAGACCGTCACGCTGAACACGGCGTCCGCGACCTCCGACGCCACCGTCGAGGGCCTGCCCGCCGCCGAGGCCGACGCCCTGCGTGAGCGCCTGGCCGTCAAGGCGCGCGAGAGGATGAGCGGCCTGTGA
- a CDS encoding error-prone DNA polymerase — protein MRFNGGETLSWSRIERILSGRPGPTPVPANHLAATDAPTARGGTSSIEVPFAELHAVSSYSFLGGASEPEELVERAVELGLSALGILDRDGFYGVAAFAEAAAEAGLPTVFGAELSLDAGVLPVICRGPEGYRRLSHLIADAHMATGEKGAVAYPGLTAIAEHLGGHCLVLADHTWAPRLGELTAAFGAHVVLEYPATMLPEDADNQEIIDAARRAVGAHGHRLRAVVSTRPAAARRSASRLAAAKRALARRQAVGAAEPELHPMGAPWLRGGAQVARMLPGRPELIAQTVAIAEECAFTLDLVAPRLPDFPAPEGHDELSWLTELTWRRGRERYASRPEGVRERARAQIRHELAVIGKLGFPGYFLIVDDIVGFCRRAGILCQGRGSAANSAVCFALGITNAEPISAGLLFERFLSPERDGPPDIDLDIESTRREEVIQYVYGRYGRERAALVANVITYRRKGALRDAARALGYPQGAADGWSKGISEPPADVAELAGQFRGQPRHLGIHSGGMVICDRPIADVVPVEWARMADRSVLQWDKDACAAAGLVKFDLLGLGMLEALHHMIDLVAGSTGETVRLWDLDLSEAGVYEMLARGDAVGVFQVESRAQLATLPRLKPRCFFDLVVEVALIRPGPIQGGSVHPYLRRRDGREAVVFEHPVLEKSLGKTLGIPLFQEQLMQIAVDAAGFTGGEADQLRRAMGSKRSPAKMAALHARFIAGCAETCGLPEQVAEQLWTKIVAFAAYGFPESHSQSFASLVFFSAWFKLHHPAEFCAGLLRAQPMGFYSPQSLISDARRHGVRILPVDVSASAVEATVPEPGVIRLGLNLMRGLGEKAAERVVAARDARAFTGVADLARRADLSVPQTEALAKAGALGCFGVDRRQAVWAAGVAATEKEGMLPGLSAVEAPALPGMSTFDLVAADIAATGVTHGMQPVALLRSRLASAGIVAASDLGAIDDGTRVRVAGVVTHRQRPQTAAGVTFLGMEDETGLMNVMVSPGLWNRQKVLARTARALVVRGIVQNASGAVTLVADRLEELAVGEALSAGSRDFR, from the coding sequence ATGAGGTTCAACGGCGGTGAGACGCTCAGCTGGTCACGCATCGAGCGCATCCTCTCCGGCCGCCCGGGCCCCACCCCGGTGCCCGCCAACCACCTCGCCGCGACGGACGCGCCCACGGCGCGGGGCGGGACGTCGTCAATTGAGGTGCCCTTCGCCGAGCTGCACGCGGTGAGCTCCTACAGTTTCCTCGGCGGCGCCTCGGAACCCGAGGAGCTCGTCGAACGGGCCGTCGAACTGGGGCTTTCCGCGCTCGGCATCCTCGACCGCGACGGCTTCTACGGGGTCGCCGCCTTCGCCGAGGCCGCCGCCGAGGCCGGGCTGCCCACCGTCTTCGGCGCCGAACTCAGCCTCGACGCCGGCGTGCTGCCCGTCATCTGCCGCGGGCCCGAGGGCTACCGGCGGCTGTCTCACCTGATCGCCGACGCGCACATGGCCACCGGCGAGAAGGGTGCGGTGGCCTACCCGGGCCTCACCGCGATCGCCGAACACCTGGGCGGGCACTGCCTCGTGCTCGCCGACCACACCTGGGCGCCGCGCCTCGGCGAGCTGACCGCGGCCTTCGGTGCGCACGTCGTTCTCGAGTACCCCGCCACGATGCTGCCCGAGGACGCCGACAACCAGGAGATTATCGACGCCGCGCGGCGCGCCGTGGGCGCGCACGGGCACCGTCTGCGCGCCGTGGTCAGCACCCGGCCCGCCGCGGCGCGGCGCAGCGCCAGCAGGCTGGCGGCGGCCAAGCGCGCGCTCGCCCGGCGTCAGGCCGTCGGCGCGGCCGAGCCCGAGCTGCACCCCATGGGCGCGCCGTGGCTGCGCGGCGGTGCGCAGGTCGCGCGGATGCTGCCCGGGCGGCCCGAACTTATCGCGCAGACCGTCGCGATCGCCGAGGAGTGCGCCTTCACCCTGGACCTGGTCGCGCCCCGGCTGCCGGACTTCCCCGCGCCCGAGGGCCACGACGAGCTCAGCTGGCTGACGGAGCTGACCTGGCGGCGCGGGCGGGAGCGCTACGCCTCGCGGCCGGAGGGGGTGCGCGAGCGGGCGCGGGCGCAGATCCGCCACGAGCTGGCGGTGATCGGCAAGCTGGGTTTCCCGGGCTACTTCCTCATCGTCGACGACATCGTGGGGTTCTGCCGGCGCGCCGGGATCCTGTGCCAGGGGCGCGGCTCGGCGGCGAACTCGGCGGTGTGCTTCGCGCTGGGCATCACCAACGCCGAGCCGATCAGCGCTGGACTGCTCTTCGAGCGGTTCCTCTCCCCGGAGCGCGACGGGCCGCCCGACATCGACCTGGACATCGAGTCGACGCGGCGCGAGGAGGTCATCCAGTACGTCTACGGCCGCTACGGGCGTGAGCGGGCGGCGCTGGTGGCCAACGTGATCACCTACCGGCGCAAGGGGGCGCTGCGCGACGCCGCGCGGGCTCTGGGGTATCCGCAGGGCGCGGCCGACGGCTGGTCGAAGGGGATCTCCGAGCCGCCCGCGGACGTCGCCGAGCTGGCCGGGCAGTTCCGCGGGCAGCCGCGGCATTTGGGCATCCACTCCGGCGGCATGGTCATCTGCGACCGCCCGATCGCCGACGTGGTGCCCGTGGAGTGGGCGCGCATGGCGGACCGCTCCGTGCTGCAGTGGGACAAGGACGCCTGCGCGGCCGCCGGGCTGGTCAAGTTCGACCTGCTGGGCCTCGGCATGCTCGAGGCGTTGCACCACATGATCGACCTGGTCGCCGGCTCCACCGGGGAGACGGTGCGGCTGTGGGACCTCGACCTCTCCGAGGCCGGCGTCTACGAGATGCTCGCGCGCGGGGACGCGGTCGGCGTGTTCCAGGTGGAGTCGCGCGCGCAGTTGGCCACCCTGCCGCGGCTGAAGCCGCGCTGCTTCTTCGACCTGGTCGTCGAGGTGGCGCTGATCCGGCCCGGGCCGATCCAGGGTGGGTCGGTGCACCCCTATCTGCGCCGCCGCGACGGGCGCGAGGCGGTGGTCTTTGAGCACCCGGTGCTGGAGAAGTCGCTGGGCAAGACGCTGGGCATCCCGCTGTTCCAGGAGCAGCTGATGCAGATCGCGGTGGACGCGGCGGGCTTCACCGGCGGCGAGGCCGACCAGCTGCGCCGGGCGATGGGCTCGAAGCGCTCGCCGGCGAAGATGGCGGCGCTGCACGCCCGGTTCATCGCCGGGTGTGCGGAGACGTGCGGGCTGCCGGAGCAGGTGGCCGAGCAGTTGTGGACGAAGATCGTGGCGTTCGCCGCCTACGGTTTCCCGGAGTCGCACTCGCAGTCGTTCGCCTCGCTGGTGTTCTTCTCGGCGTGGTTCAAGCTGCACCACCCGGCGGAGTTCTGCGCGGGGCTGCTGCGCGCGCAGCCGATGGGGTTCTACTCGCCGCAGTCGTTGATTTCCGACGCCCGTCGCCACGGCGTGCGCATCCTGCCCGTGGACGTCTCCGCCAGCGCGGTCGAGGCGACGGTGCCGGAGCCGGGCGTGATCCGGCTGGGGCTGAACCTGATGCGCGGGCTGGGGGAGAAGGCTGCCGAGCGTGTGGTCGCCGCCCGTGACGCGCGGGCGTTCACCGGGGTCGCCGACCTGGCGCGCCGGGCGGACCTGAGCGTGCCGCAGACGGAGGCGCTGGCGAAGGCCGGGGCCCTGGGCTGCTTCGGCGTCGACCGTCGCCAGGCGGTGTGGGCGGCCGGGGTGGCGGCCACGGAGAAGGAGGGCATGCTGCCCGGTCTGAGCGCGGTGGAGGCTCCGGCGCTGCCCGGCATGAGCACCTTCGACCTGGTGGCCGCGGACATCGCGGCGACCGGGGTGACCCACGGCATGCAGCCGGTGGCGTTGCTGCGTTCGAGGTTGGCGTCGGCGGGCATCGTCGCGGCGTCGGACCTCGGTGCGATTGACGACGGCACCCGCGTGCGCGTGGCCGGCGTGGTCACGCACCGTCAGCGTCCGCAGACGGCGGCGGGGGTGACGTTCCTCGGGATGGAGGACGAGACGGGGCTGATGAACGTGATGGTCTCGCCGGGGTTGTGGAACCGGCAGAAGGTGCTCGCGCGCACGGCGCGGGCGCTGGTGGTGCGCGGCATCGTGCAGAACGCCTCGGGCGCGGTGACCCTCGTCGCCGACCGGCTCGAGGAGCTCGCGGTGGGCGAGGCCCTGAGCGCCGGCTCCCGCGACTTCCGCTAA
- a CDS encoding HNH endonuclease signature motif containing protein: MSKHQLIELGVLPVDAQKIARVAREYFPVTSAKTNAIEAARANGHSIVTLDMIESFAAKVKNQRRAWGFRTRACRTAGTHDEVRKACRQLLDEYNGPAEPAPQTRSLQFINSKTKGQGLLFRGPSAEIAALRHAAHTAAAKAVGEDNVDAEACGEAFADMLTRGFPQSVLRPVVGVSLNEAVRIEDGHGDDIELVASDGSRMTGSEFLQRLLRQAGTTRPAAEPGAQTEATFDADTLGDTDRPTGTTTTGVDADGVRGHRDQAATSVLTPAKDAPTEDAVTTGPRSDPGSAQDPAPEAEPGATLVPVPAADAAAGNDTATADGNEDAADLELFAAEIPTRIPEMIFDADSMIMLVHPTQGPSNLYRTRRFANGKQRTMLGATFGVCAHPECNQPAEFCQADHDIAWVRGGMTNIDNLTPLCRYHNGANDDDPEGPVRHGRIERDGLDVYRVLPGGRRQRDATPTLARRMMAEHAARRTAQAA; this comes from the coding sequence ATGAGCAAACACCAACTCATCGAACTGGGCGTGCTGCCCGTGGACGCGCAGAAGATCGCGCGGGTGGCCCGCGAGTACTTCCCGGTAACCTCCGCGAAGACCAACGCGATCGAGGCGGCACGGGCCAACGGCCACTCGATCGTCACGTTGGACATGATCGAGTCGTTTGCCGCGAAGGTGAAAAACCAACGCCGCGCCTGGGGCTTCCGCACCCGGGCCTGCCGGACCGCTGGCACCCACGACGAGGTACGCAAGGCCTGCCGGCAGCTACTCGACGAGTACAACGGGCCGGCTGAGCCCGCCCCGCAGACCCGCAGCCTGCAGTTCATCAACTCCAAGACCAAGGGGCAGGGACTGTTGTTCCGCGGTCCGTCGGCGGAGATCGCCGCGCTTCGCCACGCCGCCCACACCGCGGCGGCGAAGGCGGTCGGCGAGGACAACGTCGACGCCGAGGCCTGCGGTGAGGCCTTCGCCGACATGCTCACCCGGGGCTTTCCGCAGTCGGTGCTGCGCCCGGTCGTCGGGGTGAGCCTGAACGAGGCGGTGCGCATCGAGGACGGCCACGGCGACGACATCGAGTTGGTCGCCTCGGACGGCTCCCGGATGACCGGCTCGGAGTTCCTTCAGCGCCTGCTGCGCCAGGCGGGCACCACCCGCCCCGCCGCAGAGCCCGGCGCCCAGACCGAAGCCACGTTCGACGCCGACACCCTGGGCGACACCGACCGGCCCACCGGCACCACCACCACAGGCGTGGACGCTGATGGAGTGCGGGGGCACCGCGACCAGGCCGCCACTTCGGTCCTCACCCCGGCCAAGGATGCACCCACCGAGGACGCAGTCACCACCGGCCCCCGGTCCGACCCCGGCTCGGCGCAGGACCCCGCCCCGGAGGCCGAGCCGGGCGCCACGTTGGTTCCCGTCCCGGCCGCCGACGCCGCGGCTGGAAACGACACGGCCACCGCAGACGGCAACGAGGACGCTGCGGACCTGGAACTGTTCGCCGCGGAGATCCCGACGAGGATCCCGGAGATGATCTTCGACGCCGACTCGATGATCATGCTCGTCCACCCGACCCAGGGCCCGAGCAACCTGTACCGGACAAGACGCTTCGCCAACGGCAAGCAGCGCACGATGCTCGGCGCCACCTTCGGGGTGTGTGCCCATCCGGAGTGCAACCAGCCGGCGGAGTTCTGCCAGGCCGACCACGACATCGCGTGGGTGCGTGGCGGGATGACCAACATCGACAACCTGACGCCGTTGTGCAGGTACCACAACGGAGCCAACGACGACGACCCGGAAGGCCCGGTCCGGCACGGGCGGATCGAACGCGACGGACTGGACGTCTACCGGGTGTTGCCGGGTGGGCGCCGCCAGCGGGATGCCACGCCGACTCTGGCGCGGCGGATGATGGCCGAGCACGCCGCCCGCCGCACCGCCCAGGCCGCCTAG